GCGGCGCGCCCAAGTACATCATCACCGACCAGGAGTCAGTGTTCACGAGCGCCACCTTCGCTGAATTGAAGGAACGCTGGGGATTCAAGCAGCGCTTCGGCGCGGTGGGGCAGCACGGCTCCATTGCCGTCACCGAG
The sequence above is drawn from the Armatimonadota bacterium genome and encodes:
- a CDS encoding transposase family protein → MVTTTCAPVLSYVEGLDGPNAACPERSRRGWVTTALESAFARCGAPKYIITDQESVFTSATFAELKERWGFKQRFGAVGQHGSIAVTE